The following is a genomic window from Colletotrichum lupini chromosome 5, complete sequence.
ACTTTTCTCGTAGCCGCGTTTGCGACATGCTCGTTTGCACAAAGCTCAAAAGACGATGATCTCGGCCAATCCACCTTTGTCGCCCCGGAAAACAATGTCGCCTTTGGCTTCACCGTCCCCGAAAACAGCGGCGAGGACATCTTCTTCACGATGCGGGCCCCCATCGACCGCACATGGGCCGCCATTGGCATCGGCCAGGATCGAATGGCCGGTAGCTTGATCTTCATGATCTATCGCGACGAGACGGGCAACAATGTCACCTTCTCACCTCGCATAGCTTACGGAAACTACGAGCCGACGTACTACAACAATATGCAGTGGGACGTTCTTGCCGGGACGGGTGTGTTCAACAATTCCATGTACTTCAGTGCGCGATGCACTGCCCACTGCAGGAGCTGGGTGGGAGGATGGATCGATGTCTCGAATGAGAACCAAAAGGCCATTTATGCTGTTGGGCCCAAAGGAAGCTTCTTCTCGAATAAGCAGGACACGTCTGTCAAGTTCCACGAGGAGTTTGGCCGCTTCACACTCAACATGAAGCGCACAGTTGGCCCCGGCGACGCGCCCGTGCTCAAGGACAGCTCCGTCAATGAGGGCACAACGCAAGTCTCTGCCAACGATGGCCGGAGAGACTACAAGTCCATCTTCCATGCGGTTCTGATGGTGGGCTCCTTGGTTTTCCTCATTCCTTTCGGTGCCATCCTCCTTCGCTTTGGAAACATGGTCAGGTGGCACGCCCTCAACCAAGGTGTTGCTTTGGTTATCGTTCTCATTGGTTTCGTGCTCGGTGTTCTAACCAGCTTCTGGTACTCACGTGTAAGTCTCCGTAAGCTTGGATTGAAGAGGTGTCGATGCTAATGTAGACAACAGTCTCGTGGTTTCAAGTCAGCACATCAGATCATCGGCTTCATCGTGGTTGGCTTCCTCTTAGGTCAATTCGCCATTGGCTTTCTGCATCACCAAAAGTACAAGAAGACGCAGCGCGATACACCATACAAGGTTGTTCACCAGTGGCTTGGTCGCATTACGATTGCTCTTGGCACTTTCAACGCATTCTTGTAGGTCAAATGTCCTTCAATAATCCTTACAATATGCTAATATGTGCAGGGGCTTCTCATTCGCCTTGAACCGCCGATTCAATTACTTCCTCGCTGCATTCATCATCCTCGTGCTTCTGGTCTCGCTGTTCTTCACCTTCGGAGGCAAGTGGGTCCGCGGCCGGCTGCCCGCTAAGTTCGGCAACCAAGGAACGGGCGGGTACAACCCGGAGCCTTGGAGACAAGCACCTCCGCAAGGCGGATACGCATACACCGGTGCCGCTCCTCCTGCCTACCAGCCGCCTTCTCATCAGAACCAAAGCGTCGGTCTGACAAGCATGGTGGCGGATCCCACGCAACCGACAAAAGAGAGGAGTGGTAGCCGCGACTACCGGAACAACGACTTGGGTTCTGCGCACCAACCGCGCGAGATGGTGTAAACCACTGGCTCGGTGTCACTCCGACTTTGACATGAAACTCGTCTGCATTTTTGGCGTTGTGTGGGACAGGGAAACGAAAGTGAATGGAAAATGAATGCTGGGTAGTCCTTGCGGATGGCCCTCTGCTTCGATGCTATGATTTAGCTGTATATTTAATGTATTTCCCGCATCTAGTTTCATACCAAAAGATGCATGATTCGATGAACGACTGCCTTCTCATCCCAAAGATATTGGAATGGCTAACAAGAGTAGTTTGAGACTAACAATGCGGTTGCTAGTCGTAGTGCTGAGCGAGACCGGACGGCGTGATGGTCTTCGGTACCGAATCGGCATATTGCGACATTCGTCGTTTGACCGGCGGTGGGTCAATCACCTGAAGATGCCAAAGTTCTTTCAACATCGAGTCTTCCTTGTTTGCTTTGCTATTGAGTGGTGAGAGATTCAGATCCCGCTTGCTTTTCAATGGAATAAACAGAATGTTATCAATCAGGCCTGGCCGGAGGGAGAAACGCCAAGAAGCTCCGCAACGGTAACTCTAACGCACGGGATCCGGCGCGCCGTTCAACATCAACGGTTCGGTTTTGGAAAAAGAAATTGCGGGTACGCCCCGGTCTCCCGGCGCCGGGATCGGCCGTTGAGAGCTCGGCCAAGTTACGACTTTTCACCGTCGTGACGTACCCGCGTGAAGCGGTCAATTAAGTACCTCAGCCGCAATCATGAATGACACGCGACCTGCCAAGAACTTCTAAAGTGTGTGTATCAATTGGTGCGCCGAACCAGAGCTTCAAGCGGTAGCGGCTGACTCTTGTTACATGCTTGCCCTTGTGAGGATAAGTGGCGGCAACTTGCGTCCGTTtcgttttcttcttcttgcgcTCGCCTGTTGCCGCACGGCTCGATCCCGTGCCGGCCTGGGCGGAGTTTCCCCGACGTCTATTTGATCTTTTGTACTTGGGCCCAGCTTTTTCCAACTTCATCTCTTGAACAACCTATTGTCTGCATTCTTGCCTCCCCTCATCTTTGGCCGGATGGTTTGTAAGGTCAGCTCTTCTTTTCGTGTGTCTCGCAAGCACCCATAAACTTGTAGAATACACGAGGTTTCCGTCACTTTATCTCTGACGTAGACACGTGTGTGCTCACTCGTAACGGCCAACGAGATACACCCTCAATTATTCCCGGTCGTTCTTCAACGGTGGAGTGTAACCTCAATACCAAAACCTCGGCACCGGGGCTCCTACACAATGTCGTCGCGGCGCATAGAGGACGAGCTGGTGCTCCAGCACCACGATGAGGATGCCGACACCGAAAGAGGGGAGTACTCGGACTCGGACGACGATGCGGATGAGGACACGCCAATGATGCTGGGCCAGACCGACGGTGCGGTTGAGGCTGCCGATGCGCCACTCTCAAATGCGCCCCCCAAACCTCCGCCGCTACCTCTCGTCAAGAAGCCTGAGAAGCCACCGCCCGTGGCCTGGCGCGATCTGCCAAAGAAGCAGCAGTTGTTCGTGATTACGATGACGAGGTTAAGTGAGCCTCTTGTCCAGACTTCTCTCCAGGTATGTAACTCTTGAAGCTCCGTCAAGTACCTTCGGCGCAAAGTTTCGGAACATGGTATATCCAAAGTGCTCTCACGCGCATTTCCGTATGGGGGAGGTTTGTCTTGAGAGTAACTTCCCACCCGCTAACACCGTCTTCAGTCCTACATGTTCTACCAACTCAAATGGTTCGACCCAACGCTGCCCGACTCCGTAATCTCAAGCCAGGCCGGCATCCTCCACGCCTCTTTCACGGCAGCACAGTTCATCACAGCCATGATCTGGGGCCGCCTCGCAGACTCGAAGCGCTTCGGCCGCAAGACGGTTCTCATGATCGGCCTCCTCGGCACCTGCTTCTCCTGCATCGGCTTCGGCTTCTCCCAGTCCTTTGCGCAGGCCCTCTTCTTCCGCTGTCTAGGCGGCGCGACAAACGGCAACGTCGGCGTCCTGCGGACAATGATTAGCGAGATCGTCCGCGAAAAGAAGTTCCAGGCCCGCGCTTTCGTCTTGCTGCCCATGACCTTCAACATTGGTGTCATCATCGGGCCCATTTTGGGAGGTATCCTCTCCGATCCGGCAGGGAGCTACCCTTCCTTATTTGGGGATATTGCTTTCTTCCGGAAGTACCCGTATGCGACGCCAAACCTGCTCAGTGCAATCTTCCTCTCCTGCGCTGCCCTGTCCGTCTGGCTCTGCCTCGAAGAGACCCACGACGCCCTCCGCGAAGAGGGCCCGGACCTCGGATCCCGCGTAGGATCAAGCATCGCCTCCCTCGTCCATCGAATCGTTGCTCGTCGACGAAGGGGTTTGAATAGCAACGCAGACGTAGCCTACACGCCCCTCCACTCCAGCTCCGCAAGCACAACCGACGTCGACGTCGAACTCTCCCCGGAATCCGCACCAGCAAAACAAAAAACCCGCCCCCGGTACCGCCACCGCCTCCCCTTCCGCCGCATCTTCACCCGCAACGTCCTCATGACCTTCTCCGCGCACTTCTTCCTCGCCTTCCACGTCGGCACCTTCAACGCCCTCTGGTTCGTCTTCCTCTCGACCCCGACCTCCGCCTCCCCCCCGCACCTCCCCTTCCGCTTCTCCGGCGGGCTCGGCATGCCACCGCAGTCCGTCGGCATGGCCATGGCCATCCTCGGCGTCATCGGCATCAGCCTCCAGCTGCTCGTGTACCCGCGCCTGTCGGCGCACCTCGGCACCGTGAAAGCCTGGCGGCTGTTTTTGTATTTCTTCCCGGTGACGTATTTTTTGGTGCCGTACCTCGCCGTCGTGCCCACCACCGAcgcctcgccgccgccggggcTGAAGGGTGGGCCGGCCATTTGGTTCGCTATTGTCGGGGTGTTGCTCTTCCAGGTTCTGGGGCGCACGTTTGCGCTGCCGGGGCAGACGATTTTGATTAACAACTGTACGCCGCACCCGTCTGTGTTGGGGACGATTCACGGGCTCGGGCAGAGTGTTAGTAGTGCGGCGAGGACGATTGGGCCCGTGTTGTGCGGGTGGCTTTATGGACGGGGGCTCGAGGGAGGGGTTGTGGGTGCTGTGTGGTGGGGTTTGGCTGGTGTTGCAGTGTTGGGGGTGATGGCGAGTTGGGCTGTTTGGGAGGGAGACGGGCATGAGATTTGGATTGATGGGGATGAGGTTGCtgctgaggaggaggaggaagtgcACAGGCGGTAATGGTGGGTTTATGGTAGAAGGAGTGGGAGTTTGGAAGTTTGAACCTGTATGCTTTTTCTCATACTCACTTACATAGCCTCCAGAGCAGAGTATAGTAATTCTTAGATTTCTCCAAGGTATCTTAAACTACCTTAGCCTTCGTCACAGTTTCAACTCAAAGAGATACGTAAATGCTGGTATGCACTACTACAGGGTAATAACGTACAGAGATATCCGCAAAGGCGTAGCTCTCCTTCGCAGCACACGTACGCCTACCTCATGCCAACCTACATCCTatccttatttacttacgtTCTTAGCATAAACAGAATCGTTTCAAACACTATGACGTCTAATGCAAACTCCATGCGCCCATCAGCTTGCCTCTCAGGTCAGGTAGAAAGAGTTAAAATGACGGCTCTCTCGTTCTGGAGATTCCTCACTGCTTTCGAGTTCGCTTGCCAAGCTGCTTCATTCTCGAACCAAAACCCTCTTGACATTACAGACGCAAGTGGAGGAAGAAAGGACTCCGACGTAAGGACCAATGAGTCCGTGGTGCAGGCCATGCGTGATGCAGGGGCCTCTGGCTTCATACCAGTTTCCAggttttttcttctttccgTTTATTTCGGCGGACGACATTAGAGCATGCTGCTGCAGGCCGAGAACGGAGTTTCAGGCTGTCTCATTGCCACCAACGTGCTTGCCGGCCCTGCTAACTTATTTCAGGGTTGTCGATCTTTGGCATGCCATTGGGCGTTGGAGACTCAAGCGGGTTCTCGCAGCTTGGTGTAACGATGCTGTTGGAAGTGGTTGTGTGATTTATATGCATGAAGCGCGGCAAAATCCTTGGCTCGACTCTCGCCAGCCTAATCTTTCAAGCTGTCTGCCGCGCCTAATGTCCCTCTCCCCTGCGCTCCTTCAAAGAAAAGTTCAAATATGTAGTAGTCATGCCGCTAGTGCTTGGTCCGTTCTACTCTTCCTTCTGTTTGCTCTTTAAAGTCTTCATTGTGCTCTCTTGTTCTCTACGTCTACTGAGCCTAGTGAGCGTCGGTGGCAACTCCCTTCTCAGAATGCGAATCGCCGCTGcccatcttcttcttcttagtCCCCTCTTTTGGAATTGCACCGGGTCGGCCGTCTTCCATACACCACCAGCCCCCGGCCCCCAATACGACTTTCAGGACAATCCTCAGTATGCGCTGGGCGAGATAATAGACATCCAATGGAGCACTGATGACCAGTTCGTTGACTTATTCGTTGTTCAAACGTCTCCGGACTTAGAGACCCTTGCCGCTGTGATTAGTAGGTCGATTTAATGTCAACTCGCCTTGACCCCAACTTATCTTCGTTACTTGATGTTCTTTCGATGTCACGAAGGATTTCTGACCGGAACGATATATAGTGGACGAATACGTGCCTTCGACCATCAAATGGCGCGTCAGCTTCGATGGCTTTCCGTCCTCGCACGACCCAGATCTGAGTAACGTATACTATCTACACTTGCAGGCCGCTGGTCAAAATGGTACAGGCGTTACGTGccactattttaatatcacTCGCGGCGATGCCACATCAGTCTCGTCGTCGGCATTGTCGTCGGCCTCGCCGACCGCCGCATCTTCCCCTTCAACATCACCATCATCGATTGGATCCCCGACGGCAACGCCGAGCGCAATGAGCACGCCAGATCTTGACCGTGGTGAGCTATCGACTGGCGCAGTGGCTGGTATTGCCGTCGGAGCGACCTTTGTTGGGACGCTCGTTGTGGTGGGATTAGCGGGATTACTGTTCTGGCGACGGTGGAAAAACAATGAGAAGGGACGAGGGGAAGAAGCAGCCGCGATGGCCACTGCGAACGATGAAAGTGAGATACATGTCTACAAGAGAGACTTATCTGTGCCGTCGCGTGAGCTGTATGTTGAGAGTCCTCGACGCTTGAGAGCGGAGACTTCGGAACCGAGCGAAATGAGGTTTGAGATGTCGGGTGATTCGGTCGTATGTAAATGAAACGTGGAGTTTAGTTAGGCTGGCGGAAGTCGTGACTATTTGCAACTAAAATTTGAGATTCAAAGGTGAGGTATGTCGTCTCTTACTTTCGGGGATAACGTTGTTAACATGAAGGATAGATATATGGACATCATATACTCTTGTTCAAACACACGACCAGCATGGGAATCCAAAGGGGTCACGACAGCTTCAGTAAAGTCCCTCGTACATGGTGATAAGAACGAGAAGCGGAGGTTGAAGAGTCACATGACAAGCGTAGTAATCGATAGGCGTTTTCTTAAATTGACAATTTGGATCATAAGGCAGACTTCTCGACACAGGAATGAAATGTCTCTGAGCTTCCCATCTCTCAATTTCCATGGTTGGGCGAACTTCAGGTTTTGCATTCGCGCTAGTATTGCGATGGCTTTGTGTGACACATTTAATTGGTGTCGTCTGCTGCAGTCCCTTTCCAGCTTCACTCCAAAACCGTCCTGGACGGCGCAACTTCATGCCGAGCCTTCTGCGGCTGAACATAGCGGTCACGCATTCGAGACATTTGATCGATCTTCTTAGTGTAACGGTTTCAGACAGCCAAGAATATCAAGATACCCAGATTGCCCTCTCATATCTGTTCTTGGATGCTGAACACGACATCGTCCCCAAGTCGTGATATTGAGCAACGAAAGACAAGCATGGATTACAGCAGACAACCATACTTTCCACCTCCGCCAGGTCAAGCTGGAAATCCACCACCGCCGATTCCGCTACGCCCAGAAACAACAATGCCAGCAATTTCTCCTCCCCATGACTATTCGCGAGGGCAATTCCAACAACCTCAGACTGTGCAAAGTCCTCAATATGGCGGTCAACATCCTCAACAAACTTACCAGCCCACATACGGCGCTCCTTCTTACCATCAGAGCCCCCCCAACAGTCACAATTATCATCAACCAAGCTCCGTAAGCCGACCTGAGCCAACTCCTCAGAACTTTTATTCGAATGGCCAGCCTCCCTACACCCAGCCGTACTCACCCTCAGCAACGTACACGCACCCTAATCAAGGACCATCATCGTCCCAGAGTCCTAGTCTAATAAGTGCTCTGCAACAGGCGACCTCATTGTTTTCGGACAGTGACAAAGTTGTCAAGTCTTACCATGGACTCAAGAGCAAAGCTAGAGCCAAGTTCACCCAATTCGTCTTGCAGGGCGTGACACCTTCACAGCCTACCTACAATCCTCAGGTCCAGTACGCTCAGAACCACAACCCGCCGTATAACCCTTCACCATCGTCTCCATCTCCCGTTCATCCTCCCGGCGCTCAATACCATCAAACTCAGCAATCTTACTACCAGCATCCGAGCCCAATAGAAAACTTGGCAACTCCACCAGCACAGTCTCCCTACTATCACCCGCCCCCTTCTCAGGAACAGGCCTATCCTGTACCATCTCATAGTTCAGCTGTGCTGTCACAGCAACGAGATCAGTATAGTCAACAGACTCAAAAGGATTCATCTCCTCATTATCTGGCTCATATCTCACAAACCCCCGGGAACGATGGTCCATCTGGCATGCCGACACCCAGTGCCATCTTTTATGGGAACGACAATCCCAATTCCGCCGTTCAGCAACACACTGTACCTGCAGCTTCAACAGCAGCTCACACACCGCCTGTGGTAACACTGCAGCAACTTCCTGAGCATCAGCAGCATATTCAACTTGTCCAGGAAGGGACCTCTCGCCCAATTGAAGCTACGCAAGAGCCAGGAAGACCTACAGCAGGCGCTATTCATCCCTCGACCTCGCTGATAGAAGTCAATACCGCTGAATGCCCACCTTCTCAACCCCACATTGCCGAGAAGGTCGCTCATGTTTCTCACGAGGAAGTACCGGCAGCCAGTTTAGTCGACCAAATTTCTACAATCCTCGGCAATGTCAGCATTGGCGAAGCCCCTTCATCGCAGAGCAACCCTCCGACGCCTGACGCTGTCGACTTCCACGACTACAAAAGAGCCCTTCCCCGTGTCACCGAAAATGGGGAACCTAACGCAGTTGTTTGGGAATGCCCAGCAGACCGAGAGGTCAAGTATGAAACAGACTGGTATCATATATCAGATATCCCAAACTTCCTCGTCTGCACACACTGCCACGAGAGGTGCCTTGCACAGACACCCCTGGGAGGCTCTTTCATACGCACCAGGCAACCGGAAGGACGTTGTCGGTTCAATGCTCCCCGAATCACCAGACTCCTGCTACCCGAGTGTCTCAAGCGC
Proteins encoded in this region:
- a CDS encoding major facilitator superfamily transporter — its product is MSSRRIEDELVLQHHDEDADTERGEYSDSDDDADEDTPMMLGQTDGAVEAADAPLSNAPPKPPPLPLVKKPEKPPPVAWRDLPKKQQLFVITMTRLSEPLVQTSLQSYMFYQLKWFDPTLPDSVISSQAGILHASFTAAQFITAMIWGRLADSKRFGRKTVLMIGLLGTCFSCIGFGFSQSFAQALFFRCLGGATNGNVGVLRTMISEIVREKKFQARAFVLLPMTFNIGVIIGPILGGILSDPAGSYPSLFGDIAFFRKYPYATPNLLSAIFLSCAALSVWLCLEETHDALREEGPDLGSRVGSSIASLVHRIVARRRRGLNSNADVAYTPLHSSSASTTDVDVELSPESAPAKQKTRPRYRHRLPFRRIFTRNVLMTFSAHFFLAFHVGTFNALWFVFLSTPTSASPPHLPFRFSGGLGMPPQSVGMAMAILGVIGISLQLLVYPRLSAHLGTVKAWRLFLYFFPVTYFLVPYLAVVPTTDASPPPGLKGGPAIWFAIVGVLLFQVLGRTFALPGQTILINNCTPHPSVLGTIHGLGQSVSSAARTIGPVLCGWLYGRGLEGGVVGAVWWGLAGVAVLGVMASWAVWEGDGHEIWIDGDEVAAEEEEEVHRR